ATCGGCGGCATGGGCTCGGTGCTCGGTTCCATCTTCGGTGCAATATTCATCACCCTGCTGCCCGAAGTTCTTAATACCGCCACCTCTTTGCTGGCAACCGTTGCACCGGAAGCAAGTGCCATGGCTGCACCGCTAAAGGAAGGTGTCTTCGGACTGACTCTCGTGCTTTTCCTGATCTTCGAACCGGAAGGGCTGGTGCGTAAGTGGAAACTGATCAAGGCTTACTGGAAGCTTTATCCTTTTGCTTATTAAACAAAAACGTGCAGGCAGCACTTTAAAATAATCCGTCATTTTTAGAGGAGAGAGAACAATGATTAAAAGAATTTTGACCGTAACGGTTATCATGGCAACCCTGCTGACAGGTTCAACAGCCTTTGCAACCCTGAAAGTCGGTGTACTGTCCGACCTTACCGGACCTACTTCAAGTGTAGGTGTTCCTTACGCTCAGGGCGTTACGGACTGCATTGCATATGTCAATGCCAATGGCGGTGTTAACGGAGAAGAGATCAAACTCATTCAGGTGGACTACGCCTATAATGTGCAACAGGCTCTTTCTGCGTATAAGCGTTTTAAATCTCAAGGTATTGTTGCTCTGCAGGGTTGGGGGACAGGGGATACCGAAGCTCTGGTGCGTTTTGTTTCCCGTGACCGCATTCCTGTTTTTTCAGCTTCCTACTCTGCACATTTCATGGACCCGAAAAAAGCTCCTTACAACTTTACCATCGCGCCCGATTACTCAACTCAGGGGCGTGCCGGATTGAAATACATCAAAGATAACTGGAAGGAATCCCGGGCCCCGAAACTGGCTTTTGTCTACCCGGACAAGCCCTACGGTCTCGTTCCCCTCAAGGCCATGAAGGAATATGCAAAAGAGTTGGGTTTTGAAATCACCGGCGACGAAGTTCTCGGCCTGAAAGCCATGGATGCAACTCCGCAGCTGCTGGCCCTCAAGAAACAGAATCCCGATTTCGTCTGGGTCGGCGGAACCACTCCTTCCACCGCAGTGCTGATGAAAGACGCCAAGAAGCTCGGCTTTGGCGGCAAATTCCTGGTCAACATCTGGGGTAATGATGAAAATCTTGCCAAGATGGCCGGACCCGCCTGCGAGGGCAACTTCGGCATGCAGGCTGCAGCGGTTTACGGACAGGACGTTTCGGGCATGAAAGTCATCGAAGAGCAGACTAAAGGCCAGCCTCAGATGACCCATTATCTGCGTGGCTTCGTGTCCACTCTGGTTATGGTGGAAGGCATGAAGAAGGCCGCCGCGAACGGCAAGGTTACCGGTAAATCCATCAAGGAAGCACTGGAAACCATGCGCGATTACGATCCCATGGGACTGGCTCCGGCAATCAGCTACTTTCCGGATGACCACCGCCCGAGCATGGCTGTTAACGTCTGTACCGTAAAAGACGGTAAACTCGAATTCCTCGAAACAGTCTCCCTGCCCCGCGACGACAAATGGCTGGGTAAATAGGCTTCTATTCACTCTAAAAGGATTTATTTATGAGTCTGCTGAACGTTCAAAACCTCGAAGTCGTCTACAACGACGTGGTGCTGGTGCTCAAAGGTTTGAGCCTTAATGTGGAGAAAGGCTCCATCACCACCCTGCTGGGCGCAAACGGAGCCGGGAAATCCACAACACTGAAAGCCATCTCCGGTCTGCTGGAGGGCGAGGACGGTAAAGCCACTTCCGGTACCATTCTTTATGACGACAAGCCGGTAAACATCCAGAGCCCGGAAAAGATGGTCCGCAAGGGCATCTTTCAGGTTATGGAAGGGCGGCGTATTTTTGAAGATCTAAACGTGGAAGAGAATCTGCGTTGCGGAGCGTATACCCAGCCGAGCAAGTATTTCTCAAGGAATCTTGAAAAGGTGTATACGTATTTTCCAAGGCTTAAAGAGCGTCGTTCCCAGTTGGCGGGCTATATGTCCGGCGGAGAGCAGCAGATGCTCGCCA
This sequence is a window from Desulfovibrio sp. JC010. Protein-coding genes within it:
- a CDS encoding ABC transporter ATP-binding protein encodes the protein MSLLNVQNLEVVYNDVVLVLKGLSLNVEKGSITTLLGANGAGKSTTLKAISGLLEGEDGKATSGTILYDDKPVNIQSPEKMVRKGIFQVMEGRRIFEDLNVEENLRCGAYTQPSKYFSRNLEKVYTYFPRLKERRSQLAGYMSGGEQQMLAIGRAVMANPKLLLLDEPSLGLAPLLVEEIFDIVKKINKQEGVTVLLVEQNARMALSLADYGYIMENGRIVMDGKGEELLHNPDVQEFYLGLSHGGEKRSYRDVKHYRRRKRWLG
- a CDS encoding ABC transporter substrate-binding protein, giving the protein MIKRILTVTVIMATLLTGSTAFATLKVGVLSDLTGPTSSVGVPYAQGVTDCIAYVNANGGVNGEEIKLIQVDYAYNVQQALSAYKRFKSQGIVALQGWGTGDTEALVRFVSRDRIPVFSASYSAHFMDPKKAPYNFTIAPDYSTQGRAGLKYIKDNWKESRAPKLAFVYPDKPYGLVPLKAMKEYAKELGFEITGDEVLGLKAMDATPQLLALKKQNPDFVWVGGTTPSTAVLMKDAKKLGFGGKFLVNIWGNDENLAKMAGPACEGNFGMQAAAVYGQDVSGMKVIEEQTKGQPQMTHYLRGFVSTLVMVEGMKKAAANGKVTGKSIKEALETMRDYDPMGLAPAISYFPDDHRPSMAVNVCTVKDGKLEFLETVSLPRDDKWLGK